From the Engraulis encrasicolus isolate BLACKSEA-1 chromosome 18, IST_EnEncr_1.0, whole genome shotgun sequence genome, the window agcataccgGGACAACATATCGGGTGCTCCTCCAGAAAAttatgtatttcttagatgcaatttgcTGCATTTTAACCAATTCTAGAGAAAATAATGGCAACCCCATCTGAATACCATGTATTCCATTGACGTTTTGAGAACTAGAGTTGATTCTCATGTTATTTaataccagggctttgaaccgttatttttttccaagcgttccgttccgaacagaaacggaattataacgtttccggttatgagttccaccaataaattgacgttcccgaaccggttagaacaaaaaaatattgttcccggaacggttaatttcgttcctgtcagctgatttctccccataggcctaactgacggtaattaaccaagaaagacggaagtgcaaatgagtcagcctacttccaaactgtttattcaagcggatgaaaagaatatcctccagaattttgtcgttcagggacgacctaagcggagaatcaacctcaatgatgaaaatgcgtgctccacgctgacttgggtcacggggagcgctatgatggacattgtgagtttgtgcatatttgaagcggccatgcccaataatgttgaacattctcggtgcgctttacacgcgcttctctgcaatatcttacaatgatacaatggaaactctgcccttttgtatgacagtggtttctcttatttaagatgtggagtggagactttgtaatccacagctctctctccattcagtcagagaatgtcacaggaaaataattactttttttttagtttgaggaacggtatgaaacggtattaaccggttaccattatttttaaataagtgtttccgttccagaacataaaaaataataacggttccggtttcgtttctgttccctgtaaaatacaaaaagttcctggttttcgttttcgttccttgaaccggttcaaagccaaATTGTGTCCCAAATAAGCTCAATAGTAGCCTAcccgtaggcctacttttgtttctaaatacaggacgacTCAGTATTTCAAGGGATAGGCCTAGTTGGCAACCCTGACCCAGAGTGAACCTGACCTGAACCCCACAAAGCATCTGGGACCAGCTGAAGCAGAGACTGGAGAATCGTACCCCACCGCACCACTGCCATGTGACCTGCCCTGGCAGAATTGCATTTAGCGCTTGTGAAAGACATTGCCTCAGAACAACATTATTTGAGCAGGAAACATCACTGtcatgtcagagagagtagagagagaggttccattggcccattgtttccgggttctattattgggggggaaatccccctttaggcagatatACAGACCTGaggactattctattcaatgctaggagcattatgacacgcccctttaggcagaccggaacctggtcattaggtgcccatagaaacctattatgttggcatatctctatatacttaaagaatctctggtcatgTTGTCATTCAGGCAAATGGTGAAACAGCTGCTACTGACATTATCACCATTTGGTTCCTTTTACAGTGTTCCACAGAAGTGACTAGGCTACACACCCCTCACATATCTGCAAGTACGTAGGCCTAGGCATCTTTTCATGGGAGATCAAATGAATGTTACTGTGGCAcaatgaaagagtgtgtgtgtgtgtgtgtgtgtgtgtgtgtgtgtgtgtgtgtgtgtgtgtgtgtgtgtgtgtgtgtgtgtgtgtgtgtgtgtgtgtcctgaatgGCAGTTAATAAATATTGTAATTGTCACAAATACCATTATAGACTatacaacaataataatacagcTCTCATTTAGGCAATGCATGTCCATTACGTGTGTGTCTATTTAGCTTTGTGTAAAACTCTATACAAatgtggcttgtgctatgataaacgcCTGTCTGTCAATCAAAATAAagaagtatagtgtgtgtgtgtgtgtgtgtgtgtgtgtgtgtgtgtgtgtgtgtgtgtgtgtgtgtgtgtgtgtgtgtgtgtgtgtgagtgtgagtgtgagagagagagagagagagagagagagagagagagagagagagagagagagagagagagagagagagcgagagaaagaaatgcGCATGCGCGATGTGCTTGACATTTTATTGATATTCAGTCACTTTGGTCACAGTCAGATATGTTTTCCAAGCCACTGGTCTGTGCAAATGCTTCAGAAACTGTGTCAAACTGTGCCAACCAAACCTACTGGAATTCAGGCACACGCGAATGCTGAAAATCTGCACCCTGTCGCTCGGCTCGCGTCCTTGACAATAGCAGCGCACGCGCATTAAGCCCGACTCCAATCGAGTAGATGCTTCAAACAGGAACAGATTTTGTTTAGATTTGCTAGAGACAGAGCAAAGTTGTTCTGCTTGAGCCCGTTAAAACTAAGCGCTTTGAAGAGGAAAGGGACGATGGCTGTCCAGTTCACCGACGTTAATGGGACTGCAATTACCTTGGATTGCCAAACACATACAGATTTCTGTAGAGAATTTACTGTTAGCACGCCGAAGTTATCTCTCCGCAGTACCCTAATGTACACCTGCACTGTTTGGCTGTTTGCTTACGCCGTATTCTTCTTCACTGATGTAAGGACGTCCTAATGATTTTCTTGATCTGACTTAGCTCGGAATGTATGTTTCATTAATGTATGGTAATATTCGTGCGTTTCGAACTGTGCCAACCGCTTTCACATCGGCCTGTATGACCAGTGGGCAAAATGTCTTCTAGCTTTTAGCATTTCGGTGTAGCTGCAGTAACTCACCAAAATCTGAACACCACGATAGACCTTGCAAGACGCATCTCCAATATGTAAACAACAAACACGAGAATGTTATCGAATCGAAGCCGTCACTACCCAGACTGATGTGTGCGTTTGAAGTGTGATGAAAGTGTGTTTCAAAGCGGGACCTGATATGAAACTTGAACATCAAGTGATGCCCCCTTCTCAGCTCAGTCTTGGCCGTGTGTGACTGACTTGGTCTAAAGTTTGTACTCTGATATTGAACCCCGAATTTCACCAGTAGCCTAGTACGACCCCCTCTGCAAAATGCATCAGGTTTCAGGGGGTTCAACGCTTTGTTAAACTGATACATATTTTTCCTCATGTGAAGTTCCTCCAGCAATGCCTCTATCTGTGCATGTATGGTATAATGTAACAATGTTCCTAACAATAATCCTTGTATACATAGCCGGTCATACCCATAGAACCTCTATGACTGTACCTTGACACTGGTGAATCACTAGCTGCAATCAATCTCAGTTCTAATACACAATCACTGATTGCAATGCATACCCCTACTGAATGCGTTAAGGGGAAATGTTTGATAACATAGCATCTTaggtggtgcagtgtagtgtgaaCATGCTTACACATAGGCAAGATTTATAATGTGTATTATATCCATGTAAATATCGAGCAATTATCTGTGAATTAGTACTGAAAAGTGTGAAATGCCTGAATTCTAGTTGATTTCGTCATGTGTTTGACAAATTAACCACTGTTTGTAATGATGTtggttttcttctttttcagaACACTCTTGTCCTCTCCAGTGCTATAATTGTTACGCTGGTGGGCATGATGGTCCACATCCACTTTGTGAAGGTAGACCATGAATCGCTGCTGATTATAAGGTCGCTGGGAATTCAGCTGTCCTCGTCCTTCGCCTCGGGGAGAGAGTGCACGTCTTTCATCGAAATGAGCCAGATAAAGGACATTGTCATCAACGAAGCTGTGCACATGGTAACTGTTATGtgtagtgtgagagtgtgaacctTTTCATAGGCCCGGGCCATACGGGAACGCAACCTGTTGTAACCGAGTATGAAAATTTAAGGCATTTTGGCCAAAACTGCCCCtattgttaattttgaaacaAGTAAGCCTCAAGAcgctaaaaataaaaatggataAAGAATACGTTGATTTTAAGGTCTTGAACTGGTGATATACTTCCTTTGAATATTTACTTTTAAAATTGGCCACAAATATCTAGTCACTAGAAGGGTTAAGTTATAGCCTATTGATGATAAATTCCTGATTTGTGGCACCATACACCTTCCTTTGACTTATATGACGTGTACTTCCTTATCCTAATGTGATGCATTTGGTTGCTTAATCACAGAGGAATTTAAAGTACTGTGACAGTTGACATTAAAACACCAGTAgtatgggggtgctgtggcgcagcgcactaagcccctcacatttgggcttgcatgccggTTCGAGTCAGGCCGtgttcatttcccgatcccaccccgtctctctgtcccactcgcttcctgtcaccatctcagactgtcccatcaaataaaggcataaaagcccctaaaaatatatatatatgtaaaaaaCACCAGTATATTACAACATTGCAACCATGTGATGGCATGCTACTAGTGTTATAATAACATCCATCCAACACTACTCCTACTTGTGCTTTATACACTTCTGCTTAATGggtatcgtgtgtgtgtttacagctgtGTCTCTTTCTCCCATTACTCTCAGCACAGGGTTGTGTACTACCTCTGCATTCTTTTGAAGGACCCCTCTGATCCGGAGAAGATAGCCAGTGTAGTGCCCCTTTTTCAGGTGTGTATACGTAGTAATGTCAATAATTATATCAATTCATGTGCTGTATTATGACATTGTGCTATGGTACCATATTACCATTCTGCCGTTTTTAATTGTTCCAGAGTTCCATGCCGAGGTTGAATTGCTTGACACAAGTGTACAAAGCCTGCCAAGAGATACTCTTACTGAACTGATGGCAAGGTATGCATTGCTGCAAAAGACACTACAATAGGcatgtaaaaaatataaatataaaaggtACTGGCCTAAAATATGTTTTTGTGTCCTTTCCAGATCCCTTATTCCAGTCCTATCCAGGTGCCTTAAAGCTGATACGAGTGATGACGAAACGTTTATACTGGATAATTGCCATGGTGTAtatgtgttatttatttattaataaagTCAGAGTGGCTGTCAAATTCATGCATTAGCTGTTTTTAGTGATGTGTTTGAAATAAACAAGTTGAAACTTCTATTGGGATGGCTTGCGTATCCTGTTGTTGAACTATCTGAATTGGTGTTCTATTGAGCACAATGGGAAGTGCTCTGCACTGAGGCTgttacatacagtggtgctcatatgtttacataccccagcagaatatacgctttcttggcaatttctctcaaaatatgaaggattacacaaaaccttttgtttcactcattgctagtgactgacttaagatatttattagcagtattctgtgtttactctttcaaaagcatgatcacaacccaaactacccaaatgaccctgttcaaaagtttacataccctagtttctgatgctgaatatggccctgtttaacatcagggaccgctctaaattgtttgtggtagttgtggataaggctcttaatgttctctgatgacaaaacagcacattcttcctggcagaatggttgtttcctataatacctttgggtgtcttgctggaacctcacatttgaggtttcccctgagtggctccatgatgttgagatcaggaaagtgagatggtcgctcaaaaaccttcattttattctttctgaagcgaatgacgggttgatttggctttctgtgtcgaaatattgtcatgttggcatgtccaaacaatggaccatgtgcagattcaaggctgatgagtgtcaagtttcctccagtatttttcaaggggcaatgtattcatcattctgtgagtatggaccaaaagtgtagtgcatttgtaactcaaatgtccccatgacatcagtggtccataaccatgtttcacagaagggatggtgtaactttcatcataggctccgttgactgttctccaaatggtactgttaatagtggctgaaaaaaggtCCATATcgatctaatttttccaaattactttgtcacatgcattctgatgcttctcactatgctatttggtgtatcatatgcaaaataacatgtttgcatttttgtagtaatggctttctcctggcaacccccaacagcccatctttcctcaagtgcctctttcctgtacagtttaaaacattttttcatgttgtcctacatttcacctgaagtAATGTTTTGGTTGttctatgcctcctgaacaatttcccttgcaatgatcactgcaatgcaatgattcccttgcccattggcttgattccaaccaaacccctcatattgcatttctgaattgaaattccaacagtgccaacatgacaatatttcgacacagaaagccaaatcaacccatcattagcttcagaaagaataaaatgaaggtttttgagcgaccatctcactttcctgatctcaacatcattgagccactcaggggaaacctcaaatgtgaggttccagcaagacacccaaaggtattataggaaacaaccattctgccaggaagaatgctgttttgtcatctgagaacattaagagctttatccacaactaccacaaacaatttagagcggtccttgatgttaaacatggccatattcagcatcagaaactagggtatgtaaacttttgaacagggtcatctgggtagtttgggttgtgatcatgcttttgaaagagtaaacacagaatattgctaataaatatcttaagccagtcactagcaatgagtgaaaaaaaaggttttgtgtaatccgtcatatttcatgagaaatcgcagagaaagcgtatattctgctggggtatgtaaacatatgagcaccactgtacatacatacagacagacagacagacatacataagaTCTTGTGGAAATGAAATACTTAAAAACTGAATGATGTATGGGCTATTTGCAATGTTCTATATAATGTACGTTAGTTACAGCAAATCAGATTAGGTCAGCAAAAAGCTGTCCCCAGATTGAATAAAAAAGGGCATATTTCAGTTCTTTTATGTAATGGGAAATGAGAACAGATATGACTGATCAAAGCAACAAGATTCCATCCTGTATTTCAGACATTCAACATCCCTCCTATGGAGGCCATGATTTATGCAAAAGGAGGCTCCATCAGGGAGTTACATATATGATATGACCATAGGCTACTTTCTGCAAAACATATTTGTGTGTAAATAATTTATGGCTTTGGTGAGAAGATGACCACAGACTGGCACACGCACAACTCTACTTAGCTTGCAGACCAGTTCTAACGCCCCTAGTGGCTAACAGAGAACATGgcaaacatcacatgacatgcTGATCACCTGACACACCAAGCCTGGTCTTCCTGCTTTGGTCAGGCAAGCGACATTTCAAGAGGAATGGACAACATTTATTCATAATAAAGCGCAAAAACATGCTATCATACATTGGGCTGTAGCGATACACGGAGGAAAGGTGTGTTATTGGGACTGGATTGAGTATTGCCATACAGTGTTTTCAACACTAGTCGCAGACAAGGAGCCTGCGAGGTGAGCTAGCCGTTAATTTAGCAAGTCATCTTTTCTGGACATTCCTTTCTTCGTCCCCATGAATTAGTTTATTTCTGCTTGTAGGGTATGCTGATATGGCTTCGATTTTAGATGAATATGAAGATTCGCAAAATACACGTCTTCCTGCTCATCACAACAGCCGTTTGGGAACAACCAACATTGGGATTACTCACTCTGGTAACTGAACTGCATTACTCTTTAGTAGCCTACGAACTAAATCTAAGGGTTTGTCCAATGCATAATTTCTTTCCTTTTTGTATCTTTAGGATTTGTGAATGTAAGGTTGGAGGAAGAAAAGCCTATATTCAACAAACAGCGTATTGACTTTTCGCCTCCGGAAAAGATAAACCATTTTGCAGTATGCAACAATCAGCTTTGCATGAGTTTGGGGAAGGACACCATTCTCAGGTATTGACAATTTGATTTGCATTGATGTTACGTTAATGATCCATATGACGAGATGCCTGCatatatcataggcctacatgtgcattTTAGAATAGGCCTATACGCTGCAAACCAATCCTTAAAAATACTATTCAGTCAATTATAGGAAATCAATTGCTCATGTCCCATCCACGTTGCAGAACTATAGGCTGGAGGCAGTTGTATGCCAGTCCAGTTTCGAGTTTTGACCTACTTTTGACTGACCCACTATGCACTTTTGCACAGTACACTCTGTTAACTGTCTGGCTTGTATGCTTTAGCACttgttatgtttttttgtataCATTAATATGCAATGTGTATATAACGTAATTCATCCTTGGTCAAAATGTAATTTATATTAGGTTTTAGTAATTCCACATTAGTGCTTTCATGTTCGTTTTTTGTGTCTGTAAATCATGAAAAGGCATGTTTAAAAGACCTTAAAGAACAATCTCTtcttgtttgttgtgtttttgaagaATTGATTTAGGAAAACCAGATCAACCCAATCAAGTTGAGTTGGGCCGAAAGGATGATGGCAAAGTGCACAAACTCTTCCTTGATCCAACAGGTACTGTTGCTCCTTTCTGTTCTGCATGACTTTTTACCCTGTAAGAGGTTGGGCCAGGTATTGTCATACACAAGGTATtgcaatacagacacacagacaggatcATTGATGTTGTTGAGATGTTAACAGCGCTGAGAAGAAGCCTAATAGTATGCCCTAAGCCTACCAGTATGTTCATAGCATACAATAATGaattaaaacatttttgttgttgttgcaggttCTCACCTGGTGATATGCCTCACGTCAAGCGAATGTGTTTACCTGAATAGAAACACGCAAAAGATCCGCAGCCTCTCCCGGTGGAGGGGTCACCTGATTGAGAGCGTGGGCTGGAACAAGGTCCTCGGGACGGAGGTCACCACCGGGCCCATCCTCGTGGGCACTGGCCATGGCATCATCTTCGAAGCAGAGATCTCGGCCTCCGAGGGCAGCCTGTTCAACACCAACCCCGACCAGTACTTCAGGCAGGTCCACTCCCTGGAGGAGGACGGCAAACCGGCGCCGGTCTGCTGTCTGGAGGTGGAACGGGGCATCGAGTCAAAGTACTTCATCATCGCCACCACCCGCAAGCGCCTCTTTCAGTTCGTGGGGAGGCTAGCCGAGGGCACCGAGCAGCAGGGGTTCAGCTCCATCTTCACCCAGAACCAGGACCTTCTCCCCAGCTTTCAGGAGTTTCCCGTCGACATGGGCTACAGCGAGATCACCTTCTACACGTCGAAGCTGAGAACGTGCCCCAAGGCCTTCGCATGGATGATGGGCAACGGCGTGCTGTACGGTCAGCTGGACTACGTCCGGCCAGACTCGCTCCTCAGCGACGTCCAGGTGTGGGAGTACTCGCCGGACATCGACTTCAACTTCAACAAGCCCATGTCCATCGTGCTCACCCAGTTTcacttcctgctcctcctgccaGACCGAGTGAAGGCCATTTGCACCCTGAACGGCCAGGTGGTGCACGAGGACGTCTTCCCCGAGAAATTCGGCACCTTGAAGAAGATGATCAAAGACCCCGCTGGTGGGCTGGTGTGGATCTACACGGAGAGGGCCGTCTTTCGCTACCACATTCAGAGGGAGGCCAGAGACGTGTGGCAGATGTACATGAACATGAGCAAGTTTGACTTGGCCAAGGAGTACTGCAGGGACCGTCCAGAATGCATGGACATGGTACTGGCTAGAGAGGCGGAGCACTGCTTCCAGAACAAACGTTACCTGGAGAGTGCTAAATGTTACGCTCTGACCCAGAACTACTTTGAAGAAATTGCACTCAAGTTCATCGAGGCAAAGCAAGAAGAAGCCTTGAAGGAGTTCCTGTTGAAGAAGCTCAACAACCTCAAGCCAAATGAGAAGACCCAGATCACTCTGCTAGTCACCTGGCTCACAGAGCTTTATCTCAATCGGCTTGGCCTTCTAGAGTCCGAGGACGCCAAAACCAGTCTCCTCCAACAGACCCGCGACGAGTTTAGGCGTTTTCTCAGCAGTAGCAAACACAAAGAATGTTTCTACAACAACCGAGACACTATCTACGACCTTTTAGCCAGCCACGGCAATGTAGAGGACATGGTGTACTTCTCTGTCATCATGCAGGACTACGAGAGGGTCATTTCACATCACTGCCAGCACGACGACTACAGTGCGGCCTTGGAAGTCCTGTCAAAGCATTGCGACGAGAAGCTGTTCTACAAATTCTCTCCCGTCCTAATGCAGCACATTCCTAAGAAGGTCGTGGATGCTTGGATTCAAATGGGCAACAGGCTCGATCCCAAGAAACTTATTCCGGCTCTCGTGAACTACAGTCAAATGGGAAGCACGCAGCAGATCAACGAGACCATTCGCTACATGGAATTCTGCGTGTATCAGCTTGAAGTGAAGGAAGAGGCCATCCACAATTACTTGCTGTCACTGTACGCAAAATACAAGCCAGACTCTCTCCTCTTGTACCTGGAACAAGCTGGCACACAAGTTTCAGAGATTAACTATGACTTGAAATATGCACTACGATTGTGTGCTGAGCATGGATACCTTCAAGCATGTGTCCTGGTCTATAAGATTATGGAGTTGTATGAAGAGGCTGTGGATTTAGCACTGCAGGTATGGAACTTCCATGTGATGCTTTCTTATTAATCATTGGCATATTAAGTAAAAATGTGTAGTAGGAGGACAACTTTGGTCCCAGCTTTGTGCAATTGAAGTCTGGTATTCTCTACCTTGTCATTCAAAAGTTACACCACGAGTCATTAAAGCTGGCTGAGCCTGAAAGTGTCTTATGTGACACAGAATTACCTTTTTAGAGCATCTATATTACAAGGCAATggcaacaaatattttctattctattctatatttgtAAACATGGGTTGATGTAGATATGGCCAAGTCATGTGCAGCTGTCAAGTTTATGTTTTTGGATTTTCTATATTACAGGGCAATGACTAAATGTTTTGTGTTCTGTTCTATTTtgttcattctattctattctactctgtttGTAAACACAGGTGGATGCAGATCTATTCAATGTGCAGCTGCCAAGTCTTTTGTTTTGTAATGTTCAGTATTACATGGCAATAGCAATAATGCTTTCCAttgtattctgttctattctctaTTTCTATTCTACATTTCTTAACCACAGGTGGATGTAGACCTGGCCAAGTCCTGCGCGGACCTACCGGAGGACGACGAGGAGCTGCGCAAGAAGCTGTGGCTGAAGATCGCCCGGCACGTGGTGCAGGAGGAGAAGGACGTGAAGAAGGCCATGAACTGCCTGTCCAGCTGCAACCTGCTGAAGATCGAGGACATCCTCCCCTTCTTCCCTGACTTTGTGACCATCGACCACTTCAAGGTAAAGATCGTGATTTTTTTGTACAGTGGTTTATTTTCGGAATCTTAACACCGTGCGGTCAGGTTcttgattctgattggctgatagctgtgtgtggtcaatcgagcgtaaacctacacctttcacATGAAGATTCTATGTGCATCCAagttagacccagcgcatctacgtcggtaatgagaatatgttgcagttggggtagggagtctgcaagaagagcacatctttgcaccatctgtggttggggtatcagtgtgattgcaaatcTCTTGAATAATTAAGAATGTGATTTTTttgtacaagcggattccaaaaaagttgggacactttgtattttgtgaataaaatcaaaatgctggcattttcaaaacatctaatatgttaataatgtagagcattatgtacagacaacatatcagttgttaaagacgagcagaattattgttttgaggtaattatgtgatcatttaaaatttgacccatgcaacaaatctcaaaaaagttgggacagagccaaaacatgttgtaatagttggataattctaaaaataacacaaggaagaatattttaaaaggaactatattgactgccaacattaatgtacaactaaaataccatcacagaaaggctgtggcactcagcagcgaagattttgagggactaattacttatctattacacagaaagattgaattatcaaaattgcaggcatataaggcctatttccgtaatatagagttctgtgtaatcattgcatgagttatgagatcatgacatactcgtggtcaataagcaaactttgacactccaacaatgacagctctcgaaaaaatgaccataaacacaacacttgattaatgcacatgatgcacacattaaacagtgtagcatgcggaaaagctcattctatgaacctaggagacatgtggaactgtcctctgattacaggatggaaaatatttaatcctttttgaaaattatggagtcatgcaccctccaggttatatagaaaatgaatacttcagcttgatttagtggtcagtctgaaagacagaatatacgatggtaagggggtgcagaggtgacttggttagggtcttcttactcatgtagagcattaaaatgaat encodes:
- the vps18 gene encoding vacuolar protein sorting-associated protein 18 homolog, with protein sequence MASILDEYEDSQNTRLPAHHNSRLGTTNIGITHSGFVNVRLEEEKPIFNKQRIDFSPPEKINHFAVCNNQLCMSLGKDTILRIDLGKPDQPNQVELGRKDDGKVHKLFLDPTGSHLVICLTSSECVYLNRNTQKIRSLSRWRGHLIESVGWNKVLGTEVTTGPILVGTGHGIIFEAEISASEGSLFNTNPDQYFRQVHSLEEDGKPAPVCCLEVERGIESKYFIIATTRKRLFQFVGRLAEGTEQQGFSSIFTQNQDLLPSFQEFPVDMGYSEITFYTSKLRTCPKAFAWMMGNGVLYGQLDYVRPDSLLSDVQVWEYSPDIDFNFNKPMSIVLTQFHFLLLLPDRVKAICTLNGQVVHEDVFPEKFGTLKKMIKDPAGGLVWIYTERAVFRYHIQREARDVWQMYMNMSKFDLAKEYCRDRPECMDMVLAREAEHCFQNKRYLESAKCYALTQNYFEEIALKFIEAKQEEALKEFLLKKLNNLKPNEKTQITLLVTWLTELYLNRLGLLESEDAKTSLLQQTRDEFRRFLSSSKHKECFYNNRDTIYDLLASHGNVEDMVYFSVIMQDYERVISHHCQHDDYSAALEVLSKHCDEKLFYKFSPVLMQHIPKKVVDAWIQMGNRLDPKKLIPALVNYSQMGSTQQINETIRYMEFCVYQLEVKEEAIHNYLLSLYAKYKPDSLLLYLEQAGTQVSEINYDLKYALRLCAEHGYLQACVLVYKIMELYEEAVDLALQVDVDLAKSCADLPEDDEELRKKLWLKIARHVVQEEKDVKKAMNCLSSCNLLKIEDILPFFPDFVTIDHFKEAICSSLEEYNQHIEELKSEMEEATESAKRIREDIMDMRNKYGVVESQEKCATCDFPLLNRPFYLFLCGHMFHYDCLLQEVGTHLYAHEHTKLEELQKKLASVSVTAKPRHRQKEEDSVSLGMNHVSREQIKSDIDDVIASECVYCGERMIKSIDKPFIDPEKFEEERLTWL
- the pigh gene encoding phosphatidylinositol N-acetylglucosaminyltransferase subunit H, with protein sequence MAVQFTDVNGTAITLDCQTHTDFCREFTVSTPKLSLRSTLMYTCTVWLFAYAVFFFTDNTLVLSSAIIVTLVGMMVHIHFVKVDHESLLIIRSLGIQLSSSFASGRECTSFIEMSQIKDIVINEAVHMHRVVYYLCILLKDPSDPEKIASVVPLFQSSMPRLNCLTQVYKACQEILLLN